A window of the Mucilaginibacter sp. cycad4 genome harbors these coding sequences:
- a CDS encoding peptidylprolyl isomerase: protein MKIAPQHVVSLTYDLYVDRENTGTETLVESTTQEQPLTFLFGAGQMLPKFEDNLSTLSTGDAYEFRLSPEDAYGVYDEEAVANLPKEMFQGAELPEIGSILPLQDNQGHRFQAMVVSIAEDAVIVDLNHPMAGQELHFKGNILNVRPATAEELSHGHAHGPDGHHDH, encoded by the coding sequence ATGAAGATTGCACCACAACACGTAGTATCATTAACCTACGATTTGTACGTAGACCGCGAAAACACCGGTACCGAAACTTTGGTAGAAAGTACCACCCAGGAACAGCCGCTTACCTTTTTATTTGGTGCAGGCCAGATGCTGCCCAAATTTGAAGATAACCTGAGCACACTTTCAACAGGTGATGCCTACGAGTTTCGCTTATCTCCCGAAGATGCTTATGGCGTATATGATGAAGAAGCAGTAGCCAATCTGCCTAAAGAAATGTTCCAGGGTGCTGAACTGCCTGAAATTGGCAGCATTTTGCCTTTACAGGATAATCAGGGCCACCGTTTCCAGGCTATGGTAGTTTCAATTGCCGAAGATGCCGTTATTGTTGATCTTAATCACCCTATGGCCGGCCAGGAACTGCACTTTAAAGGTAATATCCTTAACGTACGCCCTGCAACAGCCGAAGAATTATCGCACGGCCACGCACACGGCCCGGATGGTCATCACGATCATTAA